In a genomic window of uncultured Flavobacterium sp.:
- a CDS encoding competence protein — protein sequence MAFEELKENTENIQDQAKVYLESHLAYYKLWGFKVAMKSTTLIFKFVLILLGLSMVLLFGSVAAGFAFSSLFGSYTLGFLTVGGIYLVVTILVFFIKDKFVEGPILEKFSEIFFND from the coding sequence ATGGCTTTTGAAGAATTAAAAGAAAATACTGAAAACATTCAGGATCAAGCTAAAGTTTACCTGGAAAGTCACTTAGCTTATTATAAGCTTTGGGGTTTTAAGGTTGCGATGAAATCAACAACTTTAATTTTTAAGTTTGTTTTGATTTTGTTAGGTTTAAGTATGGTTTTACTATTTGGATCTGTAGCTGCAGGATTTGCTTTTAGTAGTTTATTTGGTAGTTATACTTTAGGATTTCTGACAGTAGGAGGGATCTATCTTGTTGTTACAATTCTAGTTTTCTTCATAAAAGACAAGTTTGTTGAAGGTCCAATTTTGGAAAAATTTTCAGAAATCTTTTTTAATGACTAA
- a CDS encoding LysE family transporter, with the protein MINDILAGLPWGLFLSFMVGPVFFILLETSITKGFRAALVFDLGVVLGDIFFIAIAYLGSYRLIQSLKDKPALFIFGGIIMLAYGLISFIRLRNEEKIDDEEIDRDIIKRNYGSLFVKGFLLNVINIGVLGFWLAVIISVGPKLEMQNSRMFTFFTSVIITYLLVDCFKILLAKQLKSKMTPSNILKIKKGISIVLMVFGFVLMIQGWFPKEKEMVKNAFEKIEK; encoded by the coding sequence ATGATAAATGATATTTTGGCTGGACTGCCATGGGGACTTTTTTTAAGTTTTATGGTAGGTCCAGTATTTTTTATATTACTTGAAACCAGTATTACAAAAGGATTCAGAGCCGCATTGGTATTTGATCTTGGAGTAGTATTAGGTGATATTTTTTTTATAGCAATCGCTTATTTAGGAAGTTATAGATTAATTCAGAGTTTAAAAGACAAACCGGCACTTTTTATTTTTGGTGGAATTATCATGTTAGCTTATGGTTTAATTTCTTTCATAAGATTAAGAAATGAAGAAAAAATCGACGATGAAGAAATTGATCGTGATATTATCAAAAGAAACTACGGAAGTTTGTTTGTAAAAGGTTTTTTACTGAACGTTATCAATATTGGAGTTCTTGGTTTTTGGCTGGCAGTTATCATTTCTGTAGGACCAAAATTAGAAATGCAAAACTCAAGAATGTTTACTTTTTTTACTTCTGTAATTATTACTTATTTGTTAGTTGATTGTTTTAAAATTCTATTAGCCAAACAATTAAAATCTAAAATGACACCATCAAACATTCTTAAAATCAAAAAAGGAATCAGTATTGTTTTAATGGTTTTTGGATTTGTTTTAATGATTCAAGGTTGGTTTCCAAAAGAAAAAGAAATGGTTAAAAATGCTTTTGAGAAGATAGAGAAGTAG
- a CDS encoding DUF2007 domain-containing protein has product MESFKTIAVFNYQHETVVLKHLLEQEEIPYFFENEITLSVAPMYSAALGGIKLKVHPNDFEEVQQILDNLNNPLKIV; this is encoded by the coding sequence ATGGAAAGCTTCAAAACCATTGCAGTATTCAATTATCAGCACGAAACCGTAGTTCTCAAACACTTATTAGAACAAGAAGAAATTCCGTATTTTTTCGAAAACGAAATCACTCTTTCTGTGGCTCCAATGTATTCGGCTGCACTTGGAGGAATCAAACTCAAAGTTCATCCAAACGATTTCGAAGAAGTTCAGCAAATCTTAGACAATCTTAATAACCCACTTAAAATTGTTTAA
- the folB gene encoding dihydroneopterin aldolase: MGIIKLKNIRTFSYHGCMIEEGKIGSDYTVDLKIKASLEKSAESDHLLDTVDYVHLNKIVTEEMAIRSHLLEHVAKRINNRVLAEIKTVEKTTVWVSKINPPIGGDVETVTIKMTEIRK, from the coding sequence ATGGGAATCATAAAATTAAAAAACATTCGTACTTTTTCATACCACGGATGTATGATTGAAGAAGGAAAAATTGGATCTGACTACACAGTAGATCTAAAAATTAAAGCTAGTTTAGAGAAATCAGCAGAAAGTGATCATTTATTAGACACCGTTGATTATGTACATTTAAACAAAATTGTTACCGAAGAAATGGCAATTCGTTCCCATTTATTAGAACATGTTGCCAAAAGAATCAATAATCGCGTACTTGCAGAAATAAAAACTGTAGAAAAAACAACAGTTTGGGTTTCTAAAATAAATCCTCCTATAGGTGGTGATGTTGAAACAGTTACTATAAAAATGACCGAAATTAGAAAGTAA
- the rnr gene encoding ribonuclease R — protein sequence MSKKIRKPIKNEKDFSSKIIKILSQSPNKAFNYKQIGAKLELDDTKSRNQIIKDLKILATSKKIIETEPGKYLVKAESQDYYEGTIDMTSRKTAYFICPDFSEDVFIPTNNLNRALDKDKVKVYVYNRRKGKRPEGEVIEVIERNKTEFVGVIDIQANFAFVSTANPKMYTDIFIPKDKIGEAENGDVVLVTIEDWPKRADSPFGSVIRVLGKPGEHNTEIHAILAEYGLPSDFPVEVEVYAQKIDTSIQESEIAKRRDMRDTLTFTIDPKDAKDFDDALSFKKLENGNYEIGIHIADVSYYLEEGTILDDEAYQRATSVYLVDRVVPMLPEVLSNFACSLRPNEEKYTFSAIFEVSENAQVINQWFGRTVIYSDQRFAYEEAQYIIETKDSTIPVDISITGESYTVSEEITNATLKLDELAKILRKKRMANGAISFDKVEVKFNLDAEGEPEGVYFKVSKDANHLIEEFMLLANRKVAEYIGKQKKTFVYRIHDEPNEDKLIAMQTVIAKFGYKIDFRNKGDISKSLNALMEEVNGKKEQNLIDTLAIRSMSKAKYSTENIGHYGLAFDYYSHFTSPIRRYPDVMVHRLLQYYLDNGASVDEEVYETKCLHCSNMESLATNAERDSIKYMQVKYMQDHQDEEFLGVISGVTEWGIYVEIVSNKCEGMVRIREIKDDYYTFDEKQYALVGATSNSVLQLGDEIYVKVKNADLVKKQLDFHFLRRAE from the coding sequence ATGAGTAAGAAAATTAGAAAGCCGATAAAAAATGAGAAAGATTTCTCAAGCAAAATAATAAAAATTTTATCGCAAAGCCCAAATAAAGCATTCAATTACAAACAAATAGGAGCAAAGTTAGAACTTGATGATACAAAAAGCAGAAATCAGATTATAAAAGATTTAAAAATTCTGGCTACTTCAAAAAAAATTATAGAAACTGAACCGGGTAAATATTTAGTAAAAGCAGAAAGTCAGGATTATTACGAAGGAACAATTGATATGACGAGCAGAAAAACGGCATATTTTATTTGTCCTGATTTTAGTGAAGATGTTTTTATTCCAACCAATAATTTGAATCGTGCCTTAGACAAAGACAAAGTAAAAGTTTATGTTTATAACCGAAGAAAAGGAAAAAGACCTGAAGGTGAAGTAATTGAAGTTATAGAAAGAAACAAAACAGAATTTGTTGGAGTTATAGATATTCAGGCAAATTTTGCATTTGTATCTACCGCAAATCCTAAAATGTATACCGATATTTTTATTCCTAAAGATAAAATTGGAGAAGCAGAAAATGGTGATGTTGTTTTAGTTACCATTGAAGATTGGCCAAAAAGAGCTGATAGTCCGTTTGGATCTGTTATCAGAGTTTTAGGAAAACCTGGAGAACATAATACTGAAATCCATGCAATTTTAGCCGAATATGGTTTACCGTCAGATTTTCCGGTAGAAGTAGAGGTTTATGCACAAAAAATAGATACTTCGATTCAGGAATCTGAGATTGCAAAACGTCGTGATATGCGTGATACACTTACGTTTACGATAGATCCAAAAGATGCAAAAGATTTTGATGATGCCTTATCTTTCAAAAAGTTAGAGAATGGAAATTACGAAATTGGTATTCATATTGCCGATGTTTCCTATTATCTTGAAGAAGGAACAATCCTTGATGATGAAGCTTATCAACGAGCAACTTCGGTTTATTTGGTCGATAGAGTAGTGCCAATGCTTCCGGAAGTTTTATCTAATTTTGCTTGTTCGCTTCGTCCGAATGAAGAGAAATATACATTCTCAGCCATTTTTGAAGTTTCAGAAAATGCACAAGTTATTAACCAATGGTTTGGTAGAACTGTAATTTATTCAGATCAGCGTTTTGCTTATGAAGAAGCGCAATATATCATTGAAACAAAAGATAGTACGATTCCTGTTGATATTTCAATTACCGGAGAATCTTATACAGTTTCTGAGGAAATTACAAATGCTACTTTAAAATTAGATGAATTGGCTAAGATTTTAAGAAAGAAAAGAATGGCAAATGGTGCTATTTCTTTCGATAAAGTCGAAGTAAAATTCAACTTAGATGCTGAAGGTGAACCAGAAGGGGTTTACTTTAAAGTTTCTAAAGATGCAAATCATCTTATTGAAGAATTCATGCTTTTGGCCAATAGAAAAGTGGCTGAATACATTGGAAAACAAAAGAAAACATTCGTTTACAGAATTCATGATGAACCAAATGAAGACAAGTTAATTGCGATGCAAACCGTAATTGCTAAATTTGGTTACAAAATAGATTTTAGAAACAAAGGAGATATTTCGAAATCATTGAATGCTTTGATGGAAGAAGTAAATGGTAAAAAAGAACAAAATTTAATTGATACTCTTGCTATTAGAAGTATGAGTAAAGCCAAATATTCGACAGAAAACATTGGTCATTACGGATTAGCTTTTGATTATTACAGCCATTTTACTTCGCCAATTCGTCGTTATCCAGACGTTATGGTACATCGTTTGCTGCAATATTATTTAGATAATGGCGCTTCTGTAGATGAAGAAGTTTACGAAACAAAGTGTTTACATTGTTCGAATATGGAAAGTTTAGCAACAAATGCTGAACGTGATAGTATTAAATACATGCAGGTTAAATACATGCAGGATCACCAGGACGAAGAATTCCTTGGAGTTATTTCCGGAGTTACTGAATGGGGAATTTATGTTGAAATTGTTTCTAACAAATGCGAAGGAATGGTAAGAATCAGAGAAATAAAAGATGATTATTATACTTTCGATGAAAAGCAATATGCTTTAGTTGGAGCAACTTCAAATAGTGTCTTGCAATTAGGAGATGAAATTTATGTAAAAGTAAAAAATGCTGATTTAGTGAAGAAACAACTGGATTTTCATTTTTTAAGAAGAGCAGAATAG
- a CDS encoding DUF6327 family protein: METKKYSSYAEIERDLEILKLEKEINYQKLVLSYQKTKESITPQNILSGVFSSYKEYFTRSYPQILQSILPFIINWFINKKRGK; encoded by the coding sequence ATGGAAACTAAAAAATACTCATCATACGCAGAAATCGAAAGAGATTTAGAAATTCTGAAATTAGAAAAAGAGATTAATTATCAGAAATTGGTTTTAAGTTATCAAAAAACGAAGGAATCAATTACACCTCAAAATATTCTTAGTGGTGTTTTTTCTTCTTATAAAGAATATTTCACCAGATCATATCCACAAATTTTGCAATCGATTTTACCGTTTATTATCAATTGGTTTATTAATAAAAAAAGAGGCAAATGA
- a CDS encoding head GIN domain-containing protein: MKKLIIGAAILFIQMSFGQVTKDVGDFDTVKVFDKLSVKLVQSSENKVVIKGTRESEVEVVNKKGVLKLRMPFPKLLSGNDLDITLYYKHLELIDVNEGANVTSTEAIKATSFKVSAQEGATIDVNLDVDKLKVSSVSGGSITLSGKAANQDASLGAGGYLLASKLSTSQTTVSVSAGGKADVNASTLVDAKVSAGGSIYIYGKPKQINQKTVFGGKIEEVK; the protein is encoded by the coding sequence ATGAAAAAGTTAATTATAGGAGCGGCAATTTTATTTATTCAAATGTCTTTTGGTCAGGTTACCAAGGATGTAGGTGATTTTGATACCGTAAAAGTATTTGATAAGTTGAGTGTAAAATTGGTTCAGTCTTCAGAAAATAAAGTAGTTATTAAAGGAACACGTGAATCAGAAGTTGAAGTTGTTAACAAGAAAGGTGTATTAAAACTAAGAATGCCTTTTCCAAAATTATTATCCGGAAATGATTTAGATATAACGCTTTATTATAAACATTTAGAACTTATCGATGTTAATGAAGGTGCTAATGTAACAAGTACAGAAGCTATAAAAGCTACGTCTTTTAAAGTAAGTGCTCAGGAAGGTGCAACTATTGATGTTAATTTAGATGTTGATAAGTTGAAAGTGAGTTCAGTTTCAGGAGGTTCTATAACTTTGTCTGGTAAAGCAGCAAACCAGGATGCAAGTTTAGGAGCTGGCGGATATTTACTAGCTAGTAAATTGAGTACGTCTCAAACTACTGTAAGCGTTTCTGCGGGAGGAAAAGCAGATGTGAATGCTTCTACCCTTGTAGATGCAAAAGTAAGCGCAGGAGGCTCTATTTATATTTATGGTAAACCGAAACAAATTAATCAGAAAACAGTCTTTGGAGGTAAAATCGAAGAAGTAAAATAA
- the gltX gene encoding glutamate--tRNA ligase, which produces MSKQVRVRFAPSPTGPLHIGGVRTALFNYLFAKKNNGVFYLRIEDTDQTRFVPGAEAYIMEALEWLGISPEETVGKNEKFGPYRQSDRKELYQTYADQLINSGWAYYAFDTPEALDALRKEQESEGKTFIYNHTIREKLDTSLVVSTEEVAKRIANGEHYVIRFKTPVDETLYLKDIIRGDVKFETSLLDDKVLFKSDGMPTYHLANIVDDHLMETSHVIRGEEWLPSMPLHVLLYRAFGWDAPEFAHLPLILKPIGNGKLSKRDGDKLGFPVFPLEWKTEEGISSGYREKGFFPEAVINFLALLGWNDGTDKELFTLEELVESFDLNRVHKSGAKFDPEKNKWFNHQYLIKQNNEDLAKSFSPILVEKGVEISKFDVTRIVSLIKERAHFVSEFWDLTDFFFQAPTSYDEKASKNWKEETPTLMQELISVLENIEDFSSVNIETIVKDWLTKNEIGMGKVMQPFRLSLVGALKGPHLFDIVEIIGKEETISRIQKAIATL; this is translated from the coding sequence ATGTCAAAGCAAGTTCGTGTGCGTTTTGCACCAAGTCCAACAGGACCTTTACATATTGGCGGAGTTCGTACTGCCCTATTTAATTATTTATTTGCCAAAAAAAATAATGGCGTTTTTTATCTAAGAATTGAAGACACAGATCAGACTCGTTTTGTTCCTGGTGCCGAAGCTTATATTATGGAAGCGCTTGAATGGTTAGGAATTTCTCCTGAAGAAACTGTTGGAAAAAACGAAAAATTTGGTCCATACAGACAAAGTGATCGTAAAGAATTATACCAAACTTATGCTGATCAACTGATCAATTCTGGTTGGGCATATTATGCTTTTGATACTCCTGAAGCGCTTGATGCTTTAAGAAAAGAACAAGAATCAGAAGGAAAAACTTTTATTTACAATCACACAATTCGTGAAAAGTTAGATACTTCTCTAGTAGTTTCTACTGAAGAAGTTGCTAAAAGAATTGCTAATGGAGAACATTATGTTATTCGTTTTAAAACTCCGGTTGATGAAACTTTATATTTGAAAGATATAATTCGTGGTGATGTAAAATTCGAAACTAGTTTACTTGATGATAAAGTATTGTTTAAAAGTGACGGAATGCCAACGTACCATTTAGCAAATATTGTTGATGATCATTTGATGGAAACTTCACACGTAATTCGCGGTGAAGAATGGTTGCCATCTATGCCACTTCACGTTTTATTATACAGAGCTTTTGGTTGGGATGCTCCGGAATTTGCACATTTACCTTTGATTTTAAAACCAATTGGTAACGGAAAATTATCTAAAAGAGATGGTGATAAATTAGGATTTCCTGTGTTTCCGTTAGAATGGAAAACTGAAGAAGGGATTTCATCAGGTTACAGAGAGAAAGGATTTTTCCCGGAAGCAGTTATAAACTTCCTTGCTTTGTTAGGTTGGAATGATGGAACTGACAAAGAATTATTTACGTTAGAAGAACTTGTAGAATCTTTTGACTTGAACAGAGTTCATAAATCTGGAGCTAAATTTGATCCGGAGAAAAACAAATGGTTCAATCACCAATATTTAATCAAACAAAATAATGAAGATTTAGCGAAAAGCTTCTCTCCTATTTTGGTTGAAAAAGGCGTTGAAATTTCTAAATTCGATGTTACAAGAATCGTTTCTTTGATTAAAGAAAGAGCTCATTTTGTTTCTGAATTTTGGGATTTGACTGATTTCTTTTTCCAGGCTCCAACATCTTATGATGAAAAAGCAAGTAAAAACTGGAAGGAAGAAACTCCAACTTTGATGCAGGAATTGATTTCGGTTCTTGAAAATATCGAAGATTTTAGTTCAGTAAATATTGAAACTATCGTAAAAGATTGGTTGACTAAAAACGAAATCGGAATGGGGAAAGTTATGCAACCTTTCCGTCTAAGTTTGGTTGGAGCTTTGAAAGGTCCTCACCTATTTGACATTGTTGAAATCATTGGAAAAGAAGAAACTATTTCAAGAATTCAGAAAGCAATTGCTACTTTATAA
- a CDS encoding YtxH domain-containing protein encodes MSKNLNTVAAILGAAAAGAAIGILFAPDKGSKTRAKLKEGLDDATHNLKDSISASSEVLREKFTHAKENLDGTYGELLSNMSYKTEEVISFLESKLADLKAQNAKLQK; translated from the coding sequence ATGTCAAAGAACTTAAATACAGTAGCAGCAATTTTGGGTGCTGCCGCCGCTGGTGCAGCGATCGGAATTTTATTTGCTCCTGACAAAGGATCTAAAACTCGTGCTAAACTTAAAGAAGGTTTAGATGATGCAACACACAATTTGAAGGATTCAATTTCTGCAAGTTCTGAAGTTTTGCGTGAAAAATTTACACATGCAAAAGAAAATTTAGATGGAACTTATGGAGAATTACTTTCTAATATGAGTTATAAAACAGAAGAGGTTATCAGTTTTTTGGAATCTAAACTGGCTGATTTAAAAGCGCAAAACGCTAAACTTCAAAAATAA
- a CDS encoding glutamine--tRNA ligase/YqeY domain fusion protein, which translates to MASEEKSLNFIEQIIEEDLKSGLSQNKLHFRFPPEPNGYLHIGHASSIALNFGLGIDYQSPVNLRFDDTNPEKEEQEFVDAIKKDVEWLGYTWAEERYASDYFQQLYDWAVLLIKKDKAYVDSQSSEDMAIQKGTPSTTGTDSPYRNRSVEENLDLFERMKNGEFEAGTHILRAKIDMKSTNMLMRDPIMYRILHRHHHRTGDDWKIYPMYDWAHGQSDYLEEISHSFCTLEFLPHRELYDWFLDQILDENKLRPKQREFARRNLSHTVVSKRKLQQLVKEKHVNGWDDPRMSTISGLRRRGYTAASLRNFANTIGIAKRDNLINVSVLEFCIREDLNKIAPRVMAVLDPVKLVITNYPEGKEEWLEAENNQEDENAGFRKVPFSRELYIEREDFLEEAPAKFFRLTLGKEVRLKNAYIIKGESVIKDTEGNITEIHVTYDTDSLSGSGTEASQRKVSGTLHWVSISHAIEAEVRMYDRLFTDEAPDSYKEKNFLDFVNPNSLEIITGYVEPSLSTSQNEDKFQFQRLGYFTVDKDSTASKLVFNKTVGLKDAWEEKGKKEENSINNSLKDINKYFKVETKPERIAIESAIGESIKNVSSFSLLQNSLKKNINNNKGSLLFAQFILKYSILKSKDFEEDDIKKLYTMSLRSESTYVRSKALLNLRDLENESFRNQFEEEILKLNANPPKNASEREIEILAELVKK; encoded by the coding sequence ATGGCATCAGAAGAGAAATCACTCAATTTTATTGAACAAATCATAGAAGAAGATCTTAAATCAGGTCTATCACAAAATAAGCTTCACTTTCGTTTTCCACCAGAACCTAATGGTTATCTACACATTGGTCATGCAAGTTCTATTGCATTAAATTTTGGTTTAGGAATTGATTATCAATCTCCTGTGAATTTACGTTTTGATGATACAAACCCTGAAAAAGAAGAACAGGAATTTGTTGATGCAATTAAAAAAGATGTTGAATGGCTAGGTTATACCTGGGCAGAAGAACGTTATGCTTCTGATTATTTTCAACAATTGTATGATTGGGCGGTTTTATTGATTAAAAAAGATAAAGCTTATGTTGATAGTCAATCTTCTGAAGACATGGCGATTCAAAAAGGAACTCCATCTACAACAGGAACTGATTCTCCATATAGAAATCGTTCTGTTGAAGAGAATTTAGATTTATTCGAAAGAATGAAAAACGGTGAATTTGAGGCTGGAACCCACATTCTTCGCGCAAAAATAGACATGAAATCTACGAATATGTTGATGCGTGATCCTATCATGTACAGAATTTTACACAGACATCACCATAGAACTGGAGATGATTGGAAAATTTATCCAATGTATGATTGGGCACATGGACAAAGTGATTATTTAGAAGAGATTTCACACTCATTTTGTACACTTGAATTTTTGCCTCACCGTGAATTATACGATTGGTTTTTAGATCAGATTTTAGATGAAAATAAACTACGTCCAAAGCAAAGAGAATTTGCCAGACGTAACTTATCACATACCGTTGTTAGTAAAAGAAAATTACAGCAACTAGTTAAAGAAAAGCATGTTAACGGTTGGGATGATCCTAGAATGTCTACTATTTCTGGATTAAGAAGACGTGGTTATACAGCTGCTTCTTTGCGTAATTTTGCTAATACAATTGGTATTGCAAAACGTGATAATTTGATTAATGTATCGGTTTTAGAATTTTGTATTCGTGAAGATTTGAACAAAATTGCACCTCGTGTAATGGCAGTTTTGGATCCTGTAAAATTGGTAATTACAAATTATCCTGAAGGAAAAGAAGAGTGGCTTGAAGCCGAAAATAATCAGGAAGATGAAAATGCAGGATTCAGAAAAGTACCTTTTTCTCGTGAATTATATATCGAAAGAGAAGACTTTCTTGAAGAAGCTCCAGCGAAGTTTTTCCGTTTGACTTTAGGAAAAGAAGTACGTCTTAAAAATGCGTATATCATTAAAGGAGAAAGTGTTATAAAAGATACTGAAGGAAATATTACAGAGATTCATGTAACTTATGATACAGATTCTTTAAGTGGAAGTGGGACCGAAGCAAGTCAAAGAAAAGTTTCTGGAACATTACATTGGGTTTCTATTTCGCATGCAATTGAAGCAGAAGTTCGTATGTACGATCGTTTGTTTACAGATGAAGCTCCGGACAGTTATAAAGAGAAAAATTTCTTAGATTTTGTGAATCCAAATTCATTAGAAATCATCACTGGATATGTTGAACCTAGTTTATCAACATCACAAAATGAAGATAAATTTCAGTTTCAACGTTTAGGTTATTTTACTGTTGATAAAGATTCAACTGCTTCAAAATTAGTGTTTAACAAAACTGTTGGACTTAAAGATGCTTGGGAAGAAAAAGGTAAAAAAGAAGAAAACAGTATCAATAATTCTTTAAAAGATATCAATAAATATTTTAAAGTTGAGACTAAACCGGAACGTATTGCAATTGAAAGTGCAATAGGGGAGAGCATCAAAAATGTTTCAAGTTTTTCTTTATTACAAAATTCATTAAAGAAGAATATTAACAATAATAAAGGTTCATTGTTATTTGCTCAATTTATTTTGAAATATTCAATTTTGAAATCTAAGGATTTTGAAGAAGATGATATTAAAAAATTATATACAATGTCTTTAAGAAGTGAATCTACTTATGTTAGATCAAAAGCACTTTTGAATTTGAGAGATTTGGAAAATGAAAGTTTCAGAAATCAATTTGAAGAAGAAATTTTGAAATTAAATGCAAATCCACCAAAAAATGCTTCGGAAAGAGAAATTGAAATTCTTGCCGAGTTAGTAAAAAAATAA
- a CDS encoding SPFH domain-containing protein, with translation MGTAFIIIIVFGLFILMSSFFTVKQQSSVVIERFGKFHSVRNSGLQLKIPIVDRLAGRVNLKIQQLDVIIETKTKDNVFIKMKVSVQFKVIQEKVYDAFYKLEYPHDQITAYVFDVVRAEVPKLKLDDVFERKDDIAIAVKRELNEAMTTYGYDIINTLVTDIDPDIQVKNAMNRINAADREKTAAEFEAESSRIRIVAKAKAEAESKRLQGQGIADQRREIARGLVESVEVLNNVGINSQEASALIVVTQHYDTLQAIGADANSNLILLPNSPQAGSDMLNNMVASFTASNQVGEMMKKNNKKIVKPKPIEPQSGYEDDIQPEVK, from the coding sequence ATGGGTACAGCATTTATTATCATTATAGTCTTCGGATTATTTATTTTAATGTCTTCGTTCTTTACTGTCAAGCAACAATCTTCTGTAGTTATAGAACGATTTGGAAAATTTCACAGCGTGAGAAATTCAGGATTACAACTAAAAATTCCAATAGTTGACAGATTGGCCGGACGTGTAAATCTTAAAATTCAACAGCTTGATGTTATCATCGAAACCAAAACTAAAGACAACGTTTTTATCAAAATGAAAGTTTCGGTTCAGTTTAAAGTGATTCAGGAAAAAGTATATGATGCTTTTTATAAATTAGAATATCCACACGATCAAATTACTGCTTATGTATTTGATGTTGTTCGTGCCGAAGTTCCTAAACTAAAATTAGATGACGTTTTTGAAAGAAAAGATGATATTGCAATTGCTGTAAAAAGAGAATTGAATGAAGCAATGACTACTTACGGATATGATATTATCAATACTTTGGTTACCGATATTGATCCGGACATTCAGGTAAAAAATGCAATGAACAGAATTAATGCTGCTGACAGAGAAAAAACCGCTGCTGAATTTGAAGCTGAAAGTTCAAGAATCAGAATCGTTGCAAAAGCAAAAGCTGAAGCCGAAAGTAAACGTTTGCAAGGTCAAGGTATTGCAGATCAACGCCGTGAAATTGCCAGAGGTTTAGTAGAAAGTGTTGAAGTTTTGAATAATGTTGGTATAAATTCTCAAGAAGCTTCTGCCCTAATTGTAGTTACTCAACATTATGATACACTTCAAGCAATTGGTGCCGATGCAAATTCTAATTTAATTTTGTTACCAAATTCTCCACAAGCCGGTAGTGATATGTTGAATAATATGGTTGCATCTTTTACAGCTTCAAATCAAGTTGGTGAAATGATGAAGAAAAACAATAAAAAAATTGTGAAACCAAAACCTATTGAACCACAATCTGGTTACGAAGATGACATTCAACCGGAAGTAAAATAA
- a CDS encoding GldM family protein produces the protein MVRKILLFFFFSFSLHIVAQKDSLVVDKSNLAVVSADQLNVVYRGVSNPISIAIPNCKSFIATGVGLNKISEGKYSLSPGSGLFSVIKLDIELNDGSKITEEHKFRIKEIKSFFFATINDKNCCEKCILEMTKEELLDSRIGFGLPDYFLFDLNISKYKINSFIIKFSNNKKVVVTGNSFNSDVNNAVKKLKKGSIFVINDIGYSFPGSENYLLPRLVPIKVIIVEKEVQENYYENKEFIRDSIRRIKSEKKLLKR, from the coding sequence ATGGTTAGAAAAATACTTTTATTCTTCTTTTTTTCTTTTTCACTACATATTGTGGCACAAAAAGATTCTTTAGTTGTTGATAAATCTAATCTGGCTGTAGTTTCTGCTGATCAATTAAATGTGGTTTATAGAGGAGTTTCAAATCCAATTTCTATTGCAATTCCAAATTGTAAATCATTTATTGCAACTGGTGTAGGATTAAATAAAATATCAGAAGGAAAATATTCACTAAGTCCTGGATCAGGTCTCTTTTCAGTAATTAAACTTGATATTGAATTGAATGATGGTTCTAAAATTACAGAGGAACATAAATTTAGAATAAAAGAAATTAAAAGTTTTTTTTTCGCCACAATTAATGATAAAAATTGTTGTGAAAAATGTATTTTAGAAATGACTAAAGAGGAGCTTTTAGATTCTAGAATTGGTTTTGGTTTGCCTGATTATTTCCTTTTCGACTTGAATATTTCAAAATATAAAATAAACAGTTTTATTATAAAGTTTTCTAATAATAAAAAGGTTGTGGTCACTGGAAATAGTTTTAATAGTGATGTTAATAATGCCGTTAAAAAGCTAAAAAAAGGCTCTATTTTCGTAATTAATGATATTGGTTATTCTTTCCCTGGTTCTGAAAATTATCTTTTACCAAGACTTGTTCCAATTAAAGTTATTATTGTAGAAAAAGAAGTACAGGAAAACTATTATGAAAATAAAGAGTTTATTAGAGATAGTATTCGAAGAATAAAAAGTGAAAAGAAGCTTTTAAAAAGATAA